The genome window GATCAGGATGGTGCCCGCGGGGAAGTTGCCGATCGCGGTGGGCAGTTCGAACAGCTGCGGCTCCCAGCGCATGCCCCAGCCGTTCTGCGTGTCGGCGACGTCCGAGATCTTGGACCAGGAGTTGCCGTTGTCGGTGCTGCGGTAGATCGGGAAGACCGGGGTGCCGGAGGTGTACTGCTCGAATGTGGCGAGCATGGTGCCGTTGGAGGTGCCGCTGTGCTCCAGCCGAATCGCCCGCGGGTAGAGCGATCCCGGGGCGGGGGCGTTGGACGGCGGGGTGTACATGGTCTGCGAGGGGCGGGAGAGGGCGTGGGCCTTGCCTGCGGCGGGGAGGAGGACCGTGCCGGCCGCTGCGACCAGGGCCAGCAGCAGGAGAAGGAGGGTGGCGGGGCGGGAACGCGGAGCGGCGCCGGGTCTGGCGCCTGTCGGGGCAGGGGACATGTGCGGCTCCGATGACGGGAAATGCGAATGAGGTTCTTGTGGGGGGTCCGCCGCCCCGGGACTGATCAGGTTGCGGGGCGGCGGAGCTGAGGGGCGTGTCAGCCGGGCGACAGGGCCGGCGACATCGCGGGGGAGGGGGTGCAGTCGGCAGCCCCGTGGACGACGGTTGTCGGGTGACGGCCGCGGTTGCCCGGCTGTCGCTGCGCGGGCGGGGGTGTGCCCTGCGGCGGTGAGGCGGTGAGGCGGTGAGGCGGTGGGCAGTGCGGCGGTGAGGCGGGCAGGCGTGGTGTTCAGGTGATCTGCAAATGCCTCTGGTCCTGGAGGGACGGCGGCGGTGCCGTCGAGCCGCGGACGACGAGCTCGACCGGTGGGTCGCTCGTCGGCGGGAGTTCGGCGTCCGGTTTCTCGATGGCGTGCACGAGCAGCCTGATTCCCTCCCGCGACGCGGCGTCGAAGGGCTGACGCACGGTGGTCAGCGGAGGAGAGACGTAGGCGAAGACGGGGTTGCCGTCGAAACCGACGACACTGACGTCCTCGGGCACACGACGTCCTGCTTCACGCAAGGCGTGGATCAGGCCTATGGCCATCTCGTCGCCCGCCGCGAACACGGCCGTCACCGAGCTGTCCGAGGCCAGCTCGAGGCCCGCCGCGTACCCGGAGTCGGCCGACCAGTCACCCTCCACCAACGGCGGTTCGTGGGCGCCGCGTGCCGCCAGTGCCGCCCGCCATCCCGCGATGCGGTCCTTGGAGGCGTACCACCGTCGCGGGCCCGCGAGGTGATGGACGGTCGCGTGCCCGAGATCCAGCAAGTGCTCGGTGGCGGCCCGCGCCAGAGCGCAAGCCCCTACGCTCGCCGTCACTGTACGGTCGGCGGAAAAGGCCGGCGGTGCCCCGAGGAAGAGAACCGGGACGTCCACGCGCAGGGAGACTTCTCCTTCCACGATGGGTTCGGAGACGACGACGCCGTCCACCCCCTGCTCCAGGAGTGACTCAACGGCGCCGGTGATGCCTTCCGGGTCGCCGTCGGGCGTGTTGACCACGCGGAGGGCGTACCCCGCGTCCCGCACGGCCTGTTCGATACCGACGAGCAGTGAGGCTGTTCCGTACCCGGCCGTTCCCAGCGCGACCACACCGATGGAGCGATTGCGTCCGGAAGCCAGCGCCCGGGCCGCGTGGTTGAGCCGGTAGCCGAGTTCGTCGGCGGCGGCCAGGACGCGTCGGCGGGCCTCGGCGGAGACGTACGGCTCGTTGTTGAGGACCCTGGAGACGGTCTTGCGCGAGACACCGGCCAACTGGGCGACGTCCGCGCTGCGCGGCGCGGCAGGGCCCGCGCCCCGTCCCATCCCTGGCGTCATGGAGTCTCCCGATGGCTGTGTGCCTGCATCGAACGAGGTCAACGATCTGACCGCGCGGTCTGACCGCGCGGTCATGTCTACGTAGGCGCAGGGCGCACGTCAAGAGGTCACACAGCACCAAAAACTCTTTGCCGTGGTGGCTCGAAGTCGTCGGCCGAGGCAGTCAGTGAAGGGGTCTTGACAGCCAGTCCCTGGAGCGATCAATCTTCCTCCACATCCGCCGATCGAGTTTGTTTGATCGTGTTTGAGGGTGGTCGCTTCATCCCCGCTCCGCGTCACGCGGGGCCGACGTGTCGTCGCGAAGACGACAGCCCTGTCAGGAGCCGAAATGGACCGTTTCCCCCTTGTTCGACCCATGCCTGCTCCCAGCCGTCGCGCCTTGCTGCGCGGCATCGGCGGGGCCGCTGTCCTGGGTGGCGCTCTTCCCTTGCTGAGCGCATGCGCGGGCAGCAGTGGTGGCTCGGGTGGTGGCTCGAAGACGGTCACCCTGGGCTCCAACGCCTCGGACGCGGTGCCGAAGAAGGCGTTCGCCAACATGTACTCCGCCTTCAAGACGAAGTCCGGAATCACTGTGGAGGTGAACACCAAGGACCACAACACGTTCCAGGAGCAGATCAACTCCTACCTGCAGGGCACGCCGGACGACGTGTTCACCTGGTTCGCCGGCTACCGCATGCAGTTCTTCGCGGCCAAGGGTCTCGCCTCCCCGATCGACGACGTGTGGCAGACCATCGGCCAGAACTTCCCCGACGCGATGAAGCAGCTCAGCAAGGGTGAGGACGGCAAGTACTACTTCGTGCCGCTGTACACGTACCCGTGGGCGATCTTCTACCGCAAGAGCGTCTTCGCCCAGCACGGCTACAAGGTCCCCACCACGTGGGACGAGCTCGTGGCGCTGTGCAAGCAGATGCAGAAGGACGGCCTGGTCCCGATCGCGTTCGGTGACAAGGACGCCTGGCCGGCGATGGGCACCTTCGACCAGATCAACTTCCGTCTCAACGGCTACGACTTCCACAAGTCCCTGATGGCGGGCAAGGAGTCGTGGACCGACGCGAAGGTGAAGGCCGTCTTCGACCACTGGGCCGAGCTGCTGCCCTACCACCAGGACGGCGCCGTGGGCCGCACCTGGCAGGACGCCGCGCAGACGCTGGTGTCCAAGAAGGCGGGCATGTACCTGCTGGGCTCCTTCGTGGCCCAGCAGTTCACCAACCAGGCCGACGTGGAGGACCTCGACTTCTTCGCCTTCCCGGAGATCAACTCCGCGTACGGCCAGGACACCGTCGAGGCGCCGACCGACGGGTTCATGCTCAGCAAGAGCCCGAAGAACCACGCGGGTGCCGTGCAACTCCTGGAGTTCCTGGGCACCCCGGAGGCCGAGTCCTTCTATCTCGCGTCCGACCCGAGCGTGGTGGCCGCCTCCAGCAACGCACCGACCTCCTCCTACACCGCGCTGCAGAAGAAGGCGTACGACATGATCGGCGGCGCCAAGAGCCTGACGCAGTTCATGGACCGCGACAGCCGCCCGGACTTCACCTCCACGGTGATGCAGCCCGCGCTGCAGAACTTCGTCCGTGACCCCAAGGGCGTGGACGGCATCCTGTCGTCCATCGAGCGCCAGAAGAAGACGATCTTCGCGTCCTCATGAGCATCGAAACCGGTGTCCAGAACCCGGAGGCGGCCGCCGTGCCGCCTCCGGGCGGCGCGCCCGCCCAGAAGAAGAAGCACGACCGCCGACCGTGAACCGACAGGTGCGCGCAGCCGGCCACTTGTCGGCCGCCGGGTGGGCCGCGGCGAGGTGCTTCCGCGGGGTGGGCCAGCCCCTGGGTCAGCCCCTGGTGGTGATGTCGGCCCAGTGGATGGTGTGCCCGGCCTCCTGGCGGTCACCGTGTGCATCGGCGAGCAGCTCGACGATCATGAGTCCGCGGCCGTGCTCGTCGTCGGTGCGCCCGGTTGACCGGCCGTAGTGGGGGAGGGTGGGGCCTCCGTCCGACACTTCGATGTGCACCTGCCCGGCCACGGGGTCGCAGCACAGCCCGAGGATCAGGGGCGGCTGGGCGTGCCGCACAGCGTTGGTGACCAGTTCGGAGACGGCCAGGAGCACCGAGTCGGCCACCTCGTCGGTGACCTTCCACTGGGTGAGCAGGTGCCGGGAGATCCTGCGGGCTTCGCGCACGGCCTCCGGGCGGTGCGCCAGGGCCCAGGTGCGGCCGGGCGTCGACCTGTGCTGGGTTCCCGTCTGCCGGGGGAGGAGATCTGGAGGACAGACGTACATCGCGGCCATCACCTTCTTCGAGCACATGGTGCCGTCGGGCTCGGGGCGCTGGTTCTACTGGACCTGACCACCTTCCCGTGCATCCGTGCGGGGTGTCGTCGTGGCCAGCGCCCAACCTCTCTACCGGCCAGCGGGAATACGCGGGCCGCAGTCAGCACCAACGGGCCCGCTGCCGACGAGGTCAGGCGGGCAGCTTCGTGTCGAGGACGAAGCTGATCTCGATGACCTGGCCGGGAAAGGTCAGTTCGGTGACGCGGACGACCGTGCCGACCGGGTGGTGGTCGCCGAAGTACGCCAGGTGCACCGCACCGTGCCGCCGCGGGTCCAGTACACCCTGACCGGGCCGGGCCCTGCGCACC of Streptomyces cynarae contains these proteins:
- a CDS encoding LacI family DNA-binding transcriptional regulator, producing MTPGMGRGAGPAAPRSADVAQLAGVSRKTVSRVLNNEPYVSAEARRRVLAAADELGYRLNHAARALASGRNRSIGVVALGTAGYGTASLLVGIEQAVRDAGYALRVVNTPDGDPEGITGAVESLLEQGVDGVVVSEPIVEGEVSLRVDVPVLFLGAPPAFSADRTVTASVGACALARAATEHLLDLGHATVHHLAGPRRWYASKDRIAGWRAALAARGAHEPPLVEGDWSADSGYAAGLELASDSSVTAVFAAGDEMAIGLIHALREAGRRVPEDVSVVGFDGNPVFAYVSPPLTTVRQPFDAASREGIRLLVHAIEKPDAELPPTSDPPVELVVRGSTAPPPSLQDQRHLQIT
- a CDS encoding ABC transporter substrate-binding protein, giving the protein MPAPSRRALLRGIGGAAVLGGALPLLSACAGSSGGSGGGSKTVTLGSNASDAVPKKAFANMYSAFKTKSGITVEVNTKDHNTFQEQINSYLQGTPDDVFTWFAGYRMQFFAAKGLASPIDDVWQTIGQNFPDAMKQLSKGEDGKYYFVPLYTYPWAIFYRKSVFAQHGYKVPTTWDELVALCKQMQKDGLVPIAFGDKDAWPAMGTFDQINFRLNGYDFHKSLMAGKESWTDAKVKAVFDHWAELLPYHQDGAVGRTWQDAAQTLVSKKAGMYLLGSFVAQQFTNQADVEDLDFFAFPEINSAYGQDTVEAPTDGFMLSKSPKNHAGAVQLLEFLGTPEAESFYLASDPSVVAASSNAPTSSYTALQKKAYDMIGGAKSLTQFMDRDSRPDFTSTVMQPALQNFVRDPKGVDGILSSIERQKKTIFASS
- a CDS encoding ATP-binding protein, encoding MCSKKVMAAMYVCPPDLLPRQTGTQHRSTPGRTWALAHRPEAVREARRISRHLLTQWKVTDEVADSVLLAVSELVTNAVRHAQPPLILGLCCDPVAGQVHIEVSDGGPTLPHYGRSTGRTDDEHGRGLMIVELLADAHGDRQEAGHTIHWADITTRG